The Spirosoma oryzicola genome has a window encoding:
- a CDS encoding carbonic anhydrase has protein sequence MSLYDQVFSHNIEWVQKQLDLDPAYFSDMAKSQAPDFLYIGCSDSRVSPDAFMGIKPGDVFIHRNIANLVPNNDISSLAVLQYAVESLQVKHVIVCGHYGCGGVKAATTHDDFGYMNTWLRNIQDVYRIHRDELDAIEDPEARHRRLVELNVREQCLNVMKLSFVQRRLFGSKDIKVHGWVYDLSNGALKDMQVSLDDLEPNLAIYRFKDAVPTL, from the coding sequence ATGAGTTTGTACGATCAGGTGTTCAGTCACAACATAGAATGGGTACAGAAGCAATTGGACCTCGATCCTGCCTATTTCTCTGACATGGCTAAAAGCCAGGCTCCCGACTTTCTTTACATCGGTTGCTCAGACAGCCGGGTATCTCCCGATGCGTTTATGGGTATCAAACCAGGAGATGTATTCATCCATCGTAACATTGCCAATCTGGTTCCAAACAACGATATCAGTTCGCTGGCCGTGTTGCAGTATGCCGTCGAGAGTTTGCAGGTGAAGCACGTCATTGTCTGTGGACACTATGGATGCGGTGGCGTTAAAGCGGCTACGACCCACGATGATTTTGGCTATATGAACACCTGGCTTCGTAATATACAGGACGTTTACCGTATCCACCGCGATGAGCTTGACGCCATTGAAGATCCCGAAGCAAGACATCGTCGGCTGGTCGAATTGAACGTGCGGGAACAGTGTTTGAACGTGATGAAGCTGTCGTTTGTACAAAGACGGCTCTTCGGAAGCAAAGACATTAAAGTGCATGGCTGGGTATATGACCTTTCCAATGGAGCACTAAAAGATATGCAGGTTTCGCTCGACGATCTAGAGCCAAACCTGGCGATTTATCGGTTTAAAGATGCCGTTCCCACTCTT
- a CDS encoding FAD:protein FMN transferase, which yields MKKVLVLLLILSCFGASAQVARKRTVKLMGSRFDITIVAADSLAAEQHIDTVIAEVTRIENLISDWKADSQISKVNANAGIGPVRVDPEVFALTERALHFSNITKGAFDISFAAMDRIWKFDGSMTEMPSPEAIKKSVEKVGYQNIILDKKHGTIFLKRKGMKIGFGALGEGYAADRCRDMMLARGIKAGIVNGSGDMSTWGKQPDGSDWTIGIINPLHRDTLFAVVPLRQSAVVTSGSYEKFVVFNGKRYAHIINPSTGYPATGVSSVTVFGPSAETANGFSTSLMVLGKDAGLKLINKYPNYTYILITDSGQIYSSRKLGLKNLTL from the coding sequence ATGAAAAAAGTACTTGTTTTGTTGCTGATTCTGTCTTGCTTCGGAGCTTCTGCTCAGGTTGCGCGCAAACGAACCGTCAAATTGATGGGAAGCCGATTCGACATCACCATCGTCGCGGCTGATTCGCTGGCAGCCGAGCAACATATCGACACTGTGATTGCCGAAGTGACACGAATCGAGAACCTGATCTCAGACTGGAAAGCAGACAGTCAAATTTCGAAGGTTAACGCAAATGCGGGCATCGGGCCAGTTCGGGTTGATCCCGAGGTATTTGCGTTGACGGAACGGGCTTTACATTTTTCCAACATCACGAAGGGCGCCTTCGACATTAGCTTTGCCGCTATGGATCGGATATGGAAATTCGACGGTTCGATGACGGAGATGCCCAGCCCCGAAGCCATCAAAAAATCAGTTGAAAAAGTTGGCTACCAAAACATCATTCTGGACAAGAAACACGGCACCATTTTTCTCAAACGCAAAGGCATGAAAATTGGCTTCGGTGCTTTGGGCGAGGGATATGCCGCCGACCGTTGCCGCGACATGATGCTGGCACGTGGAATAAAGGCTGGTATCGTCAATGGTTCGGGTGATATGAGCACCTGGGGCAAACAACCGGATGGAAGCGACTGGACCATTGGCATCATAAACCCACTTCACAGAGACACCCTTTTTGCGGTGGTGCCGCTACGCCAGAGTGCGGTAGTCACATCTGGCAGTTACGAAAAGTTTGTTGTGTTCAACGGCAAACGCTATGCGCACATCATCAATCCAAGCACGGGTTATCCGGCAACCGGAGTTAGTAGCGTTACCGTCTTTGGGCCTAGCGCCGAAACGGCCAATGGATTCAGCACCTCCCTGATGGTGCTCGGAAAAGATGCCGGTTTGAAGTTAATTAATAAATACCCCAATTACACCTATATCCTGATTACCGATAGCGGTCAGATTTATTCTTCCCGAAAGCTAGGTTTGAAGAACCTCACTCTTTAA